The following are encoded in a window of Sphaeramia orbicularis chromosome 20, fSphaOr1.1, whole genome shotgun sequence genomic DNA:
- the rbis gene encoding ribosomal biogenesis factor, whose translation MAKNKQKGKKQKNVFQVANKHLKPKNKAKPVTTTLKHINAMKNEKVENLNQIFTEVQRDVKSVSKSVVPEPKKQTQVVREPPKESVNVDNAAELFSQL comes from the exons AtggccaaaaataaacaaaaagggaAGAAGCAGAAGAACGTCTTTCAAGTCGCAAACAAACATTTGAAGCCCAAGAACAAAGCCAAACCGGTTACGACTACGCTCAAACAC ATAAACGCTATGAAGAACGAGAAAGTGGAGAACCTcaatcagattttcactgaagtcCAGAGGGATGTGAAGAGTGTTTCTAAATCTGTGGTGCCGGAGCCCAAGAAACAAACACAG gTTGTCAGAGAGCCGCCGAAGGAGTCTGTAAATGTTGACAACGCTGCTGAGCTCTTCTCTCAGCTGTAA
- the LOC115411032 gene encoding carbonic anhydrase 1 codes for MSWGYAANNGPDKWADNFPIANGPRQSPIDIIPGEASFDGGLKPLSLKYDPSTCLDILNNGHSFQVTFADDTNSSTLTDGPISGIYRLKQFHFHWGASDDKGSEHTVAGTKYPAELHLVHWNTKYPSFGEAASQPDGLAVVGVFLQIGDHNPSLQKVLDAFGAIKAKGKQTSFPGFDPATLLPACLDYWTYDGSLTTPPLLESVTWIVCKQPITLTSEQMAKFRCLLFSAEGEAECCMVDNYRPPQPLKGRSVRASFK; via the exons ATGTCTTGGGGATACGCAGCAAATAACG GACCCGACAAATGGGCTGATAACTTCCCGATTGCCAACGGACCCCGGCAGTCTCCCATTGACATCATACCTGGCGAAGCATCATTCGACGGGGGGTTGAAGCCGCTCAGCCTGAAGTACGACCCCTCCACCTGCTTAGACATCCTCAACAACGGACATTCCTTCCAAGTGACCTTCGCAGATGACACCAACAGCTCAA CTCTGACAGATGGACCGATCTCAGGGATCTACAGGCTCAAGCAGTTTCATTTCCACTGGGGGGCTTCTGATGACAAGGGCTCTGAACACACCGTGGCTGGGACCAAGTATCCTGCTGAG CTTCATCTCGTGCATTGGAACACCAAATATCCAAGCTTTGGGGAGGCTGCGAGCCAGCCGGATGGACTCGCAGTAGTTGGAGTCTTCCTACAG ATTGGCGACCACAATCCTAGCCTCCAGAAGGTTCTTGATGCCTTTGGTGCCATCAAGGCCAAA GGGAAGCAGACCTCTTTTCCAGGCTTCGACCCTGCTACCCTGCTCCCTGCCTGCTTAGATTACTGGACGTACGACGGCTCTCTGACCACACCCCCTCTGCTCGAGAGCGTCACCTGGATCGTGTGCAAGCAGCCAATCACTCTGACCTCTGAGCAG ATGGCTAAATTCCGCTGTCTGCTCTTCTCCGCTGAGGGTGAGGCCGAGTGCTGCATGGTGGACAACTACCGCCCTCCCCAGCCCCTCAAGGGCCGCTCCGTCCGTGCTTCCTTCAAGtaa